In Dermacentor albipictus isolate Rhodes 1998 colony chromosome 6, USDA_Dalb.pri_finalv2, whole genome shotgun sequence, the following proteins share a genomic window:
- the LOC135896515 gene encoding serine/threonine-protein kinase haspin-like isoform X2 — protein sequence MAAPRMATGDVAPLEPAPPPPRVPDRAAGPGFDKDEGKRDPEVLSQGEGLQQQPPHRGLPPTPARASLQKFAFHSHLASLDTGTRKWLVQKVVGLQAMARGMLLRRSLSEATRRRHAAAARIQAWWRHLQSHRVDATGDAFFSKYESMLDAPIYRVYQSEESEVTWSADETDMLLEHSDDSGAESEMTLHPSPEQQRTEESRLMFGDLMGVTGQSSPLKFADLMETMKDPQGFVKIAEGTHCDLFRVHSREGTSVLKVVNLEFIVKYWDTLFAEAVISLELAKLRKSGDYHAAGFSDTKRIFCVLDRYPRELIQAWKDYTSWKRTDHQHGPDTLDTAQPYLVFRFAYAGVPLTQAKLDNALQLRSILQQVALSLAVAEGALQFEHRDLGLNHVLVDETSFQLYQFCMGGKSVFINSWGVRATIIDFAAARIRNANTGHIVFSNLNHAHPCESRHSNVYSIYKEIGTITKGNWAGYYPRTNVACLAHLTNQLYQAYQGKFARLGDRKEAEAWNEIHTWRLALPEYRSVSDFVSAKF from the exons ATGGCGGCACCTAGGATGGCCACGGGCGACGTGGCTCCCCTCGagccggcgccgccgccgccccggGTGCCGGACCGCGCCGCCGGCCCGGGCTTCGACAAGGACGAGGGCAAGCGGGACCCGGAGGTGCTGAGCCAGGGAGAGGGACtccagcagcagccgccgcaccGAG GCCTGCCGCCCACTCCGGCCAGGGCCTCCCTGCAGAAATTCGCCTTCCATTCGCACCTGGCGTCTCTGGACACCGGGACCCGCAA GTGGCTCGTGCAGAAGGTGGTGGGCCTGCAGGCGATGGCCAGGGGAATGCTGCTCCGACGCTCGCTGTCCGAGGCGACGCGGCGACGCCATGCGGCGGCCGCGCGCATACAGGCCTGGTGGCGCCACCTGCAGTCCCACCGCGTGGACGCCACGGGAGACGCGTTCTTCAGCAAGTACGAGTCGATGTTGGACGCGCCCATCTACCGCGTCTACCAGTCCGAGGAGAGCGAGGTCACGTGGTCCGCCGACGAGACTGACATGCTGCTAGAACAC AGCGACGACTCCGGCGCCGAGAGCGAGATGACGCTCCACCCGTCGCCGGAGCAGCAACGGACGGAGGAGAGCCGCCTCATGTTCGGCGACCTGATGGGCGTCACGGGCCAGAGCTCGCCGCTCAAGTTCGCCGACCTCATGGAGACGAT GAAGGATCCCCAAGGTTTCGTCAAGATCGCCGAGGGGACCCACTGCGACCTGTTCCGAGTGCACTCGAGGGAGGGCACGAGCGTGCTCAAGGTGGTCAACCTCGAGTTCATCGTCAAGTACTGGGACACCCTGTTCGCGGAGGCGGTCATCAGCTT GGAACTGGCGAAGTTGCGAAAGTCGGGTGACTACCATGCGGCAGGTTTCTCCGACACGAAACG GATATTCTGCGTCCTGGATCGGTACCCTCGAGAGTTGATCCAGGCCTGGAAGGACTACACGTCCTGGAAGCGGACCGACCATCAGCATGGACCCG acacCCTGGACACTGCACAACCATACCTGGTCTTTCGCTTCGCTTACGCTGGCGTCCCTCTGACTCAAGCTAAG CTGGACAACGCGTTGCAGCTCCGCAGCATCCTGCAGCAGGTGGCGCTGTCGCTGGCCGTGGCCGAAGGCGCGCTGCAGTTCGAACACCGCGACCTGGGTCTGAACCACGTGCTCGTGGACGAGACGAGCTTCCAGCTGTACCAGTTCTGCATGGGCGGCAAGAGCGTCTTCATCAACAGTTGGGGCGTGCGGGCGACCATCATCGACTTCGCCGCCGCACGCATCAGGAATGCAAACA CCGGCCACATCGTGTTCTCAAACCTTAACCACGCTCACCCATGCGAGTCCAGGCATTCGAACGTGTACTCCATCTACAAGGAGATTGGAACCATCACAAA GGGCAACTGGGCCGGCTACTACCCGAGGACGAACGTGGCCTGTCTGGCGCACCTCACGAACCAGCTGTACCAGGCGTACCAGGGCAAGTTCGCGCGCCTCGGCGACCGCAAGGAAGCCGAGGCCTGGAACGAGATCCACACGTGGCGACTCGCGCTTCCCGAGTACCGATCGGTGTCCGACTTCGTCTCTGCTAAGTTTTGA
- the LOC135896515 gene encoding uncharacterized protein isoform X1, with the protein MLLATLLSTLVIVVLVNYFCRKLQSKQEGAESHDDEHQGAWAAVARSRSSPLKPTTTTYTVTSALCSVPEEVKARMAAPRMATGDVAPLEPAPPPPRVPDRAAGPGFDKDEGKRDPEVLSQGEGLQQQPPHRGLPPTPARASLQKFAFHSHLASLDTGTRKWLVQKVVGLQAMARGMLLRRSLSEATRRRHAAAARIQAWWRHLQSHRVDATGDAFFSKYESMLDAPIYRVYQSEESEVTWSADETDMLLEHSDDSGAESEMTLHPSPEQQRTEESRLMFGDLMGVTGQSSPLKFADLMETMKDPQGFVKIAEGTHCDLFRVHSREGTSVLKVVNLEFIVKYWDTLFAEAVISLELAKLRKSGDYHAAGFSDTKRIFCVLDRYPRELIQAWKDYTSWKRTDHQHGPDTLDTAQPYLVFRFAYAGVPLTQAKLDNALQLRSILQQVALSLAVAEGALQFEHRDLGLNHVLVDETSFQLYQFCMGGKSVFINSWGVRATIIDFAAARIRNANTGHIVFSNLNHAHPCESRHSNVYSIYKEIGTITKGNWAGYYPRTNVACLAHLTNQLYQAYQGKFARLGDRKEAEAWNEIHTWRLALPEYRSVSDFVSAKF; encoded by the exons ATGCTCTTAGCGACCTTGCTGTCGACGCTGGTGATCGTGGTCCTCGTGAACTACTTCTGCCGCAAGCTGCAGAGCAAGCAGGAAGGCGCCGAGTCCCACGACGACGAGCACCAAGGTGCGTGGGCGGCCGTGGCGCGCAGCCGCTCGTCGCCGCTGAAGCCCACGACGACCACGTACACCGTAACCTCGGCGCTCTGTTCTGTTCCCGAGGAGGTCAAGGCCAGGATGGCGGCACCTAGGATGGCCACGGGCGACGTGGCTCCCCTCGagccggcgccgccgccgccccggGTGCCGGACCGCGCCGCCGGCCCGGGCTTCGACAAGGACGAGGGCAAGCGGGACCCGGAGGTGCTGAGCCAGGGAGAGGGACtccagcagcagccgccgcaccGAG GCCTGCCGCCCACTCCGGCCAGGGCCTCCCTGCAGAAATTCGCCTTCCATTCGCACCTGGCGTCTCTGGACACCGGGACCCGCAA GTGGCTCGTGCAGAAGGTGGTGGGCCTGCAGGCGATGGCCAGGGGAATGCTGCTCCGACGCTCGCTGTCCGAGGCGACGCGGCGACGCCATGCGGCGGCCGCGCGCATACAGGCCTGGTGGCGCCACCTGCAGTCCCACCGCGTGGACGCCACGGGAGACGCGTTCTTCAGCAAGTACGAGTCGATGTTGGACGCGCCCATCTACCGCGTCTACCAGTCCGAGGAGAGCGAGGTCACGTGGTCCGCCGACGAGACTGACATGCTGCTAGAACAC AGCGACGACTCCGGCGCCGAGAGCGAGATGACGCTCCACCCGTCGCCGGAGCAGCAACGGACGGAGGAGAGCCGCCTCATGTTCGGCGACCTGATGGGCGTCACGGGCCAGAGCTCGCCGCTCAAGTTCGCCGACCTCATGGAGACGAT GAAGGATCCCCAAGGTTTCGTCAAGATCGCCGAGGGGACCCACTGCGACCTGTTCCGAGTGCACTCGAGGGAGGGCACGAGCGTGCTCAAGGTGGTCAACCTCGAGTTCATCGTCAAGTACTGGGACACCCTGTTCGCGGAGGCGGTCATCAGCTT GGAACTGGCGAAGTTGCGAAAGTCGGGTGACTACCATGCGGCAGGTTTCTCCGACACGAAACG GATATTCTGCGTCCTGGATCGGTACCCTCGAGAGTTGATCCAGGCCTGGAAGGACTACACGTCCTGGAAGCGGACCGACCATCAGCATGGACCCG acacCCTGGACACTGCACAACCATACCTGGTCTTTCGCTTCGCTTACGCTGGCGTCCCTCTGACTCAAGCTAAG CTGGACAACGCGTTGCAGCTCCGCAGCATCCTGCAGCAGGTGGCGCTGTCGCTGGCCGTGGCCGAAGGCGCGCTGCAGTTCGAACACCGCGACCTGGGTCTGAACCACGTGCTCGTGGACGAGACGAGCTTCCAGCTGTACCAGTTCTGCATGGGCGGCAAGAGCGTCTTCATCAACAGTTGGGGCGTGCGGGCGACCATCATCGACTTCGCCGCCGCACGCATCAGGAATGCAAACA CCGGCCACATCGTGTTCTCAAACCTTAACCACGCTCACCCATGCGAGTCCAGGCATTCGAACGTGTACTCCATCTACAAGGAGATTGGAACCATCACAAA GGGCAACTGGGCCGGCTACTACCCGAGGACGAACGTGGCCTGTCTGGCGCACCTCACGAACCAGCTGTACCAGGCGTACCAGGGCAAGTTCGCGCGCCTCGGCGACCGCAAGGAAGCCGAGGCCTGGAACGAGATCCACACGTGGCGACTCGCGCTTCCCGAGTACCGATCGGTGTCCGACTTCGTCTCTGCTAAGTTTTGA